The genome window AGCCGAAATCAGTACTACAAGGGAGGCACGGGCTTTAACCACGCCGAGATGATCTATGCACGACGTAGATACAGTGCGAACCAGGATCCCGGCATCCCCGACGGGTCGTTCTCTCGAGGCGATTTGAATCCACCAACGCGTGATGTCCGCGACTTCATGATAGAGTCAGGATTGTAAGTCTTGCTCTTCATGCTTTGTATACACTACAATCAAGGGTAGGTCGCTAAATGAGATTTTTTGAATCAAGCGACCTACCCCTCGATTCTTGACAATGATCATTGATGTGAGGGTAAAATGACTAGGTCGAGTGTATTTCTTTCATCGGTGTTTTTTGTACTGTCACTTACATTTTTTGTCGGCTGCGACACAAATAAAGATCGTGCTTCTGCACAGCGACTGGACGTTAGGTGGGAGAGGGACTATCTGCCTGCCACGACATCCCCATCGACTGAACCGGCAATATTGACGGTGGAGCAAGCCCCGGCCGTTTTGACGTCTGCAGCTGGTTCACTAAGAGCCATGTCGCTGGAGAATGGTGAGGATATCTGGGCTACCCAGCTCGAGCCAAAACAAGAGCTCATCGGACCGGATTTTGTCGTCGATTCTGGCGAGGTTTTTACCTGCCACTACTTCTATAAAGCTGGCGCGTGGGACCAGGGTACAGGACATACATTATGGTATTACTCTGACTCCGAAGTATATCCACTCGCTTATCTGGCAGTCGGAAAAGACGCACTCTATGCCGGCGATCAGTCAGGAAATCTGCTTGCTTTGGAGCGCCGGACAGGTAAGCCTATATTCCAGCGTAAGTTCGAGTCGCTTCCTCGTGGATTAACGTACCACGATCAGTCTGTGTATTTTGGGTATGGTTATGTCCCGCAAGGAGGGGAAGGTCAAGCCGTGGGAGGCATTCAAAAGGTTACAGCAGATACTGGCGAATCGATATGGACATACCAGACCGAATCAGGTGGGTTTTTACGAATGAGGCCCATCGTTCGTGACGGACGGGTCTATGCTGGTACCAAGACGGGCGATCGCGTCGAGTTCGTCGCGCTCGATGCAGAGACAGGTGAAAAGATCTGGTCGAACCGGTATGTTCGGACGTATGCGGCCATCTGGGCGGACGGGAAGATCATCGTCAATGACCGTCAGAAGCTGTGGGCGCTTGATCCTGAAACCGGTAGTCGCATCTGGATGACGGATCTAGAGGCTGGACACGGGGAGTCAGGGATGGCCTACCTCGACGGCTTCATTTATCATCCTCATGGCGTTGCGATGTACGTGGTTGACGTGGACTCCGGTGAGGTCGTGCACGTGGAGCCGCCCTTGGACGGGACGTACGTCTGGGAAGTTGGGGCAGGAAAAGGGACGGTCGTCGCTCAAACCTCAAGCAAGGTGGTAGCTTACGAACCGTTCGAGCCGAGGACGGATTAGATCGTCCAATTTAGACTGCTACCTACCGGACACTTGCCCTGAGTAGGTGGCACCTCAAGAATCCCTGGCGCGACTGCCCCGAAATGCGTGGGGTTATGAGAGTATGGACGCGTGAGAGCTCGTACCTCCTTTGATGTTTACGTCTATGTTTCTACGATCCATGAGACCTACGAGGACCTTTTCTAGATGGCGCAACAAGATATGCCGTATCGAAGAGAAACTGTGGGGTAAGGAAATTAGACCGTTCAACAATCACAACGTGAGAACGTGAGGTCGACCTGCCGAACTCACGCCGCCGGCCGTCGTTTTCTTTATTGCATCGATTCGATTGATCC of Longibacter salinarum contains these proteins:
- a CDS encoding PQQ-binding-like beta-propeller repeat protein, which produces MTRSSVFLSSVFFVLSLTFFVGCDTNKDRASAQRLDVRWERDYLPATTSPSTEPAILTVEQAPAVLTSAAGSLRAMSLENGEDIWATQLEPKQELIGPDFVVDSGEVFTCHYFYKAGAWDQGTGHTLWYYSDSEVYPLAYLAVGKDALYAGDQSGNLLALERRTGKPIFQRKFESLPRGLTYHDQSVYFGYGYVPQGGEGQAVGGIQKVTADTGESIWTYQTESGGFLRMRPIVRDGRVYAGTKTGDRVEFVALDAETGEKIWSNRYVRTYAAIWADGKIIVNDRQKLWALDPETGSRIWMTDLEAGHGESGMAYLDGFIYHPHGVAMYVVDVDSGEVVHVEPPLDGTYVWEVGAGKGTVVAQTSSKVVAYEPFEPRTD